One genomic window of Kiloniellales bacterium includes the following:
- the prfA gene encoding peptide chain release factor 1, giving the protein MSLERKLDRVVTRRDELNALITDHPDPGSADYTAKLKELAELTPVVEQVEALRALRRELEDVEALVADPEADEEMRALAEEERRSLQGRVPVLEQEVKLLLLPKDEADDRNAILEVRAGTGGDEAALFAEELFHMYQRYAAGRGWRFEPISVSETGIGGYKEASAAISGPGVFARLKFESGPHRVQRVPVTESGGRIHTSAATVAVLPEAEEVDVQIDDKDLRIDTFRSQGAGGQHVNTTDSAVRITHLPTGVVVSCQDEKSQFKNKAKAMKVLRARLYERQREELDSARAEARRSQVGSGDRSEKIRTYNFPQSRVTDHRIKLTLYKLDQVLAGEALDELIEALIAEDQAARLAAAE; this is encoded by the coding sequence TTGAGTCTGGAACGAAAGCTCGACCGCGTGGTGACGCGCCGGGACGAGCTCAACGCCCTGATCACCGATCACCCGGACCCGGGGTCGGCGGACTATACCGCCAAGCTCAAGGAGTTGGCCGAGCTCACGCCGGTGGTCGAGCAGGTCGAGGCGCTGCGCGCCCTGCGCCGCGAGCTCGAGGACGTCGAGGCGCTGGTCGCCGATCCCGAGGCCGACGAGGAGATGCGCGCCCTGGCGGAGGAGGAGCGCAGGAGCCTGCAAGGGCGCGTGCCCGTGCTGGAGCAGGAGGTCAAGCTGCTGCTGCTGCCGAAGGACGAGGCCGACGACCGCAACGCGATTCTCGAGGTGCGGGCCGGCACCGGCGGCGACGAGGCCGCGCTCTTCGCCGAGGAGCTGTTCCACATGTACCAGCGCTACGCCGCCGGCCGCGGCTGGCGCTTCGAGCCGATCAGCGTCTCGGAGACCGGGATCGGCGGCTACAAGGAGGCGAGCGCGGCGATCTCGGGCCCGGGCGTCTTCGCGCGGCTCAAGTTCGAGTCCGGGCCGCACCGGGTCCAGCGCGTGCCGGTCACGGAGTCGGGCGGCCGGATCCACACCTCGGCGGCCACCGTCGCTGTGCTGCCCGAGGCCGAGGAGGTCGACGTGCAGATCGACGACAAGGACCTGCGGATCGACACCTTCCGCTCCCAGGGCGCCGGCGGGCAGCACGTCAACACGACCGACAGCGCGGTGCGCATCACGCACCTGCCGACCGGCGTCGTGGTCTCCTGCCAGGACGAGAAATCGCAGTTCAAGAACAAGGCCAAGGCCATGAAGGTGCTGCGCGCCCGGCTCTACGAGCGCCAGCGCGAGGAGCTCGACAGCGCGCGCGCCGAAGCCCGCCGCAGCCAGGTCGGCAGCGGCGACCGCTCGGAGAAGATCCGGACCTACAACTTCCCCCAGAGCCGCGTGACCGACCACCGCATCAAGCTGACGCTCTACAAGCTGGACCAGGTCCTGGCCGGCGAGGCCCTCGACGAGCTGATCGAGGCCCTGATCGCCGAGGACCAGGCGGCCCGGCTCGCCGCCGCGGAATGA
- the ispG gene encoding flavodoxin-dependent (E)-4-hydroxy-3-methylbut-2-enyl-diphosphate synthase gives MSVRPYRDIVRRKSRQIQVGKVAVGGDAPISVQSMTNTLTSDVAATIKQIRDLEIAGADIVRVSCPDEDSTAALKKIVPEVTVPIVADIHFHYKRALEAAEAGAACLRINPGNIGSRERVREVVKAARDHGCSMRIGVNAGSLERDLLEKYGEPCPEAMVESGLNHARLLEDEDFFEFKISCKASDVFLAVAAYMGLAEACDYPLHIGITEAGGLRSGTVKSSIGLGNLLWSGIGDTLRVSLSADPVEEIKVGFDMLKALGLRHRGVNVISCPSCARQQFEVIKTVEVLEERLAHITTPMTLSVIGCVVNGPGEARETDIGFTGGGNGTHQVYISGLPHHRLKDESIVDHLVGLVEQKAAEIEAAKAAEEAGETPRIASAGS, from the coding sequence ATGAGCGTTCGACCCTATCGCGACATCGTCCGTCGCAAGTCGCGCCAGATCCAGGTGGGCAAGGTTGCGGTCGGTGGCGACGCGCCGATCTCCGTGCAGTCCATGACCAACACCCTGACCTCCGACGTCGCGGCGACGATCAAGCAGATCCGCGATCTGGAGATCGCCGGCGCTGACATCGTGCGGGTTTCCTGCCCCGACGAGGACTCCACGGCCGCGCTCAAGAAGATCGTTCCGGAAGTGACCGTGCCGATCGTGGCCGACATCCACTTCCACTATAAGCGCGCCCTCGAGGCGGCCGAGGCGGGCGCGGCCTGTCTGCGCATCAACCCGGGCAACATCGGCTCGCGCGAGCGGGTGCGCGAGGTGGTGAAGGCGGCTCGCGATCACGGCTGCTCCATGCGCATAGGCGTCAATGCCGGCTCGCTCGAGCGCGACCTCCTGGAGAAGTACGGCGAGCCCTGTCCGGAAGCCATGGTGGAGAGCGGGCTGAACCACGCCCGTCTGCTCGAGGACGAGGACTTCTTCGAGTTCAAGATCTCGTGCAAGGCCTCCGACGTGTTCCTCGCGGTCGCCGCTTACATGGGGCTGGCCGAGGCCTGCGACTATCCGCTGCACATCGGCATCACCGAGGCCGGCGGCCTGCGCAGCGGCACCGTGAAATCCTCGATCGGACTAGGCAATCTGCTCTGGTCCGGCATCGGCGACACGCTCAGGGTCTCGCTTTCGGCCGACCCCGTCGAAGAGATCAAGGTCGGCTTCGACATGCTGAAGGCCCTGGGGCTGCGCCACCGTGGCGTCAATGTGATCTCCTGCCCGTCCTGCGCGCGGCAGCAGTTCGAGGTGATCAAGACGGTGGAGGTCCTGGAAGAGCGGCTGGCCCACATCACGACGCCCATGACCCTCTCGGTGATCGGCTGCGTGGTCAACGGGCCGGGCGAGGCGCGCGAGACGGACATCGGCTTCACCGGCGGCGGCAACGGCACCCACCAGGTCTACATCAGCGGCCTGCCCCATCACCGGCTCAAGGACGAGAGCATCGTCGATCACCTGGTCGGCCTGGTCGAGCAGAAGGCGGCCGAGATCGAGGCCGCGAAAGCGGCCGAAGAGGCCGGCGAAACCCCGAGGATCGCCTCCGCCGGCTCGTAG
- the ubiG gene encoding bifunctional 2-polyprenyl-6-hydroxyphenol methylase/3-demethylubiquinol 3-O-methyltransferase UbiG, translating to MNTSARPSLDPEEIAKFAAMAEAWWDPEGQFKALHRLNPTRLAFIRDRAARHFRLDLDEPAPLSGLSVLDVGCGGGLLAAPLARLGAAVTGIDAAAESIEVARLYAEEQGLEIAFRNAAAEDLARERAAFDLVVNMEVVEHVADVPAFMDVCCALVRPGGAMAVATLNRTPKSFALAIVGAEYLLRWLPPGTHDWNRFVRPDELVEALGAGGLRSTELTGVAYNPLADSWRMTRDSDVNYMIFAVKDEAA from the coding sequence GTGAACACGAGCGCGCGACCGAGCCTGGACCCGGAAGAGATTGCGAAGTTCGCCGCCATGGCCGAGGCCTGGTGGGATCCCGAGGGGCAGTTCAAGGCGCTGCACCGGCTGAACCCGACCCGGCTGGCTTTCATCCGAGACCGGGCGGCACGTCATTTCCGGCTGGATCTGGACGAGCCGGCGCCGCTTTCGGGGCTCAGCGTGCTCGACGTCGGCTGCGGCGGCGGGCTGCTGGCCGCGCCGCTCGCCCGCCTGGGGGCCGCCGTCACCGGGATAGACGCGGCGGCGGAGAGCATCGAAGTTGCGCGCCTCTACGCCGAGGAGCAGGGCCTTGAGATCGCCTTCCGCAACGCCGCGGCGGAGGATCTCGCGCGCGAACGCGCGGCCTTCGATCTGGTGGTCAACATGGAAGTTGTCGAGCACGTAGCCGACGTGCCGGCCTTCATGGATGTCTGCTGCGCGTTGGTGCGGCCGGGCGGCGCCATGGCGGTGGCGACCCTGAACCGCACGCCAAAGTCCTTTGCCTTGGCCATTGTCGGCGCCGAGTACCTGTTGCGCTGGCTGCCGCCCGGCACCCACGACTGGAACCGCTTCGTCCGTCCGGACGAGCTGGTCGAGGCGCTCGGCGCCGGCGGCCTGCGGTCGACCGAGCTGACCGGAGTCGCCTACAACCCCCTGGCGGACAGCTGGCGGATGACCCGGGACAGCGACGTCAACTACATGATTTTTGCGGTGAAGGACGAGGCGGCGTAG
- the hisS gene encoding histidine--tRNA ligase, with protein MSALQPVRGTHDILPEEMRRHRFVVETARELAERYGYHEMTTPAFEFTEIFRRTLGETSDVVTKEMYTFSTSGDEQLTLRPEATAGVARALISNGLTQTLPQKYFYAGPMFRHERPQKGRQRQFHQIDVELLGVAEPLGDVEIIAVGAHVLDALGVLDKTTLELNTLGDPESRHAYRDALVEYFQAHRDRLSEDSLDRLERNPLRILDSKDKGDRSVVADAPSFEDYLNAESVEFFEQVKAGLDAIGIAYQLNPRLVRGLDYYTHSVFEFITTELGSQGTVLGGGRYDGLVELIGGPSTPGAGWAAGIERLAMLIEEPNEPPRPFAVVPVGAECEAAALTLAQQLRQAGFAVELTFSGNLKKRMKRADKVKARAALILGSDEVARNAATLRDLDTGEQELVSLDALSDRLVQFR; from the coding sequence GTGTCTGCGTTGCAGCCGGTTCGCGGCACCCACGACATATTGCCCGAGGAGATGCGCAGACACCGCTTCGTCGTCGAGACGGCGCGCGAGCTCGCCGAGCGCTACGGCTATCACGAGATGACCACGCCGGCGTTCGAGTTCACCGAGATCTTCAGGCGCACTCTGGGCGAGACCTCGGACGTCGTGACCAAGGAGATGTACACCTTCTCCACGAGCGGCGACGAGCAGCTCACGCTGCGGCCCGAGGCTACCGCGGGGGTCGCGCGGGCGTTGATCTCGAACGGGCTGACCCAGACCCTGCCGCAGAAGTATTTCTACGCCGGCCCCATGTTCCGCCACGAGCGCCCGCAGAAGGGCCGCCAGCGGCAGTTCCATCAGATCGACGTGGAACTGCTCGGCGTGGCCGAGCCGCTGGGCGACGTCGAGATCATCGCGGTCGGCGCGCACGTGCTGGACGCGCTCGGCGTTCTGGACAAGACGACCCTGGAGCTCAATACCCTGGGCGATCCGGAGAGCCGCCACGCTTATCGCGACGCGCTGGTTGAATACTTCCAGGCGCACCGCGACCGCTTGTCGGAGGACAGCCTGGATCGGCTCGAGCGCAATCCCCTGCGCATCCTCGATTCCAAGGACAAGGGCGACCGTTCGGTGGTCGCGGACGCGCCCTCCTTCGAAGACTATCTCAATGCCGAGAGCGTCGAGTTCTTCGAGCAGGTCAAGGCCGGCCTGGATGCGATCGGCATCGCCTACCAGCTAAATCCGCGCCTCGTCCGGGGACTCGACTACTACACCCACAGCGTCTTCGAGTTCATCACGACAGAGCTGGGCTCCCAGGGCACGGTCCTTGGCGGCGGACGTTACGACGGCCTCGTCGAGCTGATCGGCGGGCCCTCGACGCCGGGCGCCGGCTGGGCCGCAGGGATCGAGCGGCTTGCCATGCTGATCGAGGAGCCGAATGAACCGCCGCGGCCCTTCGCCGTGGTGCCGGTCGGGGCCGAGTGCGAGGCGGCCGCCCTGACCTTGGCCCAGCAATTGCGGCAGGCCGGCTTTGCCGTCGAGCTGACCTTCAGCGGCAACTTGAAGAAGCGGATGAAGCGCGCCGACAAGGTGAAGGCGCGCGCGGCGCTGATTCTGGGCTCCGACGAGGTGGCCCGGAACGCCGCGACCTTGCGCGACCTCGATACGGGCGAGCAGGAACTCGTGTCCCTCGACGCACTGAGCGACCGGCTCGTCCAGTTCCGCTAG
- a CDS encoding DUF4115 domain-containing protein has translation MTEADDVKREGGSAAGEESNPPARTFRLPGAVSDDPDAALSGDVGEPLAAKPSGEQVGEELRRTRESFDQTIADVAASLNIRHVYLQALEDGDFDKLPGTTYAVGFLRSYADYLGLDSKDLARRFKEEMAGRQDATQLVFPVPTSESRLPGAALILVSLVLCALAYGTWSFFTKPEPQVAELVPAVPNRLQGLLDEEAGTLPGGANGAQAEATASNLNGSEVSANIALADGGPKEALPVAAPENGARGDEAASNGAASDGADEPAPAAADFEVPAYEAAPLAEAETLAARQPEPAAEPEPAPEPAVAPVAEAGRQSETVPASLPSVAAAPRPAAAEPEAAPSVSAAPEAAAQQTAGGEAASTGPLPIPKPPELDPAPAAAGTQTAARAREPRVYGAENDTSRIVLRATQDSWVQVRAGTDELLLTRVLQAGDTYRVPDRLGITLQTGNAGGVEVLIDGRNLGPLGPAGSVRRNVQLEVDRLVSGATQR, from the coding sequence GTGACTGAGGCCGACGACGTAAAGCGAGAAGGAGGGTCCGCCGCGGGGGAAGAGTCCAACCCGCCGGCCAGGACATTCCGCCTTCCGGGCGCGGTCTCCGACGATCCCGACGCCGCACTGTCCGGCGACGTGGGCGAGCCCCTGGCCGCCAAGCCCTCCGGCGAACAGGTCGGCGAGGAACTGCGCCGCACCCGCGAAAGCTTCGATCAGACCATTGCCGATGTCGCGGCCTCGCTCAACATCCGGCACGTCTATCTCCAGGCCCTGGAAGACGGGGACTTCGACAAGCTCCCCGGCACCACCTACGCCGTCGGCTTCCTGCGCAGCTACGCCGACTACCTGGGCCTGGACAGCAAGGACCTGGCCCGCCGGTTCAAGGAGGAAATGGCCGGCCGCCAGGACGCCACGCAGCTGGTCTTCCCGGTCCCGACCTCGGAGAGCCGCTTACCGGGCGCCGCGCTGATTCTGGTTTCCCTCGTGCTCTGCGCCCTCGCCTACGGCACCTGGAGCTTCTTCACCAAGCCGGAGCCCCAGGTCGCCGAACTCGTCCCCGCGGTACCCAACAGGCTGCAAGGCCTCCTGGACGAGGAGGCCGGAACCCTGCCCGGCGGTGCGAACGGGGCGCAGGCGGAGGCCACGGCCTCGAACCTGAACGGATCCGAAGTGAGTGCCAACATCGCGCTCGCCGACGGCGGCCCGAAAGAGGCCCTGCCGGTGGCCGCGCCGGAGAACGGCGCGCGCGGCGACGAGGCGGCGTCCAACGGGGCGGCGTCCGACGGGGCGGACGAGCCGGCGCCGGCGGCTGCCGATTTCGAGGTTCCGGCCTACGAAGCGGCCCCGCTGGCCGAGGCGGAGACCCTGGCGGCGCGTCAGCCCGAGCCGGCGGCCGAGCCCGAACCGGCCCCGGAACCGGCCGTGGCACCGGTGGCGGAAGCGGGCCGGCAATCGGAGACGGTACCGGCCTCGTTGCCGTCCGTGGCCGCGGCGCCGCGCCCGGCCGCCGCCGAGCCCGAGGCGGCCCCCAGCGTTTCGGCCGCGCCCGAAGCGGCAGCGCAGCAGACGGCGGGCGGAGAGGCGGCGTCGACAGGTCCCTTGCCGATTCCCAAGCCGCCCGAACTCGACCCGGCGCCGGCGGCGGCCGGGACCCAGACCGCCGCCCGAGCCAGGGAGCCCCGCGTCTACGGCGCCGAGAACGACACCTCGCGGATCGTGCTCCGGGCAACCCAGGACTCCTGGGTCCAGGTCCGGGCCGGAACCGACGAGCTGCTCCTGACCCGGGTCCTGCAGGCCGGCGACACCTACCGTGTGCCGGACCGTCTGGGTATCACGCTCCAGACCGGCAACGCGGGCGGCGTAGAGGTCCTGATCGACGGCCGGAATCTGGGCCCCCTTGGCCCGGCCGGATCGGTGCGCCGAAACGTCCAGCTCGAGGTCGACCGGCTCGTCAGCGGCGCGACCCAGCGCTGA
- a CDS encoding DUF4167 domain-containing protein, which yields MRPANNVRRPRGRPNRKQHGSPRSQTYDSHGPDVRVRGNATQIYDKYLSLARDAAASGDRVAAEGYFQFAEHYFRIMNDSTDPRRANPQQGRGEHSQNGADQPRDREQTRGQQGQQPGPSEQPPLEMEQPFIDQNQAQGMWPPQVDGAPDAAPAGSDGGGRRRGASQSETEADAGDEAGNGKGDGAAKSDGSDEEAPPRRAARGRPRGRRKANGAAKSDEDTAPEEKDGGSPASDAESEGLST from the coding sequence ATGAGACCAGCGAACAATGTGCGGCGGCCTCGTGGCCGGCCGAACAGAAAGCAACACGGTTCACCGCGTAGCCAGACCTACGACAGCCACGGCCCCGATGTACGCGTTCGGGGCAACGCGACACAGATCTACGACAAGTACCTCTCGCTCGCGCGCGACGCCGCCGCATCGGGAGACCGTGTCGCCGCCGAGGGCTACTTCCAGTTCGCCGAGCACTACTTCCGGATCATGAACGACTCGACCGATCCGCGGCGGGCCAACCCGCAGCAAGGCCGTGGCGAGCATAGCCAGAACGGGGCCGACCAGCCGCGGGACCGCGAGCAGACGCGCGGCCAACAGGGCCAGCAGCCCGGGCCGTCCGAGCAGCCGCCCCTGGAGATGGAGCAGCCCTTCATCGACCAGAACCAGGCCCAGGGCATGTGGCCGCCGCAGGTCGACGGTGCGCCCGACGCCGCCCCGGCGGGTAGCGACGGCGGCGGTCGCCGCCGCGGCGCCTCGCAGAGCGAGACCGAGGCCGACGCGGGCGACGAAGCCGGCAACGGGAAGGGCGACGGGGCCGCGAAGAGTGACGGTTCCGACGAAGAGGCGCCACCGCGCCGCGCCGCGCGCGGCCGTCCGCGCGGACGCCGTAAGGCGAATGGCGCTGCCAAGAGCGACGAGGACACCGCGCCCGAGGAAAAGGACGGCGGGTCACCCGCGTCCGACGCGGAGTCCGAGGGCCTCTCTACCTAG
- the hemA gene encoding glutamyl-tRNA reductase: MADRRDTIGRFFVFGVNHRSATPALRERLLMDIEEHTGLLQEIGASGLEEALVLATCDRLEIVALDPAPETAPERLVPVFARRGAVPVQEVRAQSYHHLGEAALRHLFAVASSLDSQIVGEPQVLGQVKQCHRLSAAAGLLGAELEPLLQAAYGTAKRVRAETAVAERPVSIAASAVMVARDLHGDLARCQAALVGLGEMGDFMALELQEAGLEQLTVLHGSLRRAEAAARRLGCHFRPLDELPEALVKADIVVTATGAGRHTVTEAMVAAALKSRRNKPILAIDAAVPGDVEPSVDGLDDAFVYDLDDLESVAREGQANREAVASEAWRVLDDSLAAFLLRRAERAAVPTVTALRGHFEAVRREVLDEGRQDAAAATKLLIARLLHDPSETLRALAAEDPEQATAAERAIKRLFRLDRGAPPPDEEKES, translated from the coding sequence ATGGCCGACCGGCGGGATACGATCGGGCGATTCTTCGTGTTCGGTGTCAACCACCGCTCCGCGACGCCGGCGCTGCGCGAGCGCTTGCTCATGGACATCGAGGAACACACGGGCCTGCTGCAGGAAATCGGCGCCAGCGGCCTGGAGGAGGCCCTGGTGCTGGCGACCTGCGACCGACTCGAGATCGTGGCGCTGGATCCGGCGCCCGAGACGGCGCCCGAACGCCTGGTGCCGGTCTTCGCCCGGCGCGGGGCGGTGCCGGTCCAGGAGGTCCGAGCCCAGAGCTATCATCATCTCGGCGAGGCGGCGCTGCGCCATCTCTTCGCCGTTGCGTCCTCGCTCGACAGCCAGATCGTCGGCGAACCGCAGGTCCTGGGCCAGGTCAAGCAGTGCCACCGGCTGTCCGCCGCCGCCGGTCTGCTTGGGGCCGAGCTGGAGCCCCTGCTGCAGGCCGCCTACGGCACGGCGAAACGGGTGCGCGCCGAGACCGCGGTGGCCGAGCGGCCGGTCTCGATCGCCGCCTCCGCGGTCATGGTGGCGCGCGATCTGCACGGCGATCTGGCGCGCTGCCAGGCCGCGCTGGTAGGCTTGGGCGAGATGGGCGACTTCATGGCGCTGGAGCTTCAGGAGGCCGGGCTCGAACAGCTGACGGTGCTCCACGGCTCCCTGCGCCGGGCCGAGGCCGCGGCTCGGCGGCTCGGCTGCCACTTCCGTCCGCTCGACGAACTGCCCGAGGCCCTGGTCAAGGCCGACATCGTCGTGACCGCGACCGGCGCCGGCAGGCACACGGTGACCGAGGCCATGGTGGCGGCCGCGCTCAAGAGCCGGCGCAACAAGCCGATCCTGGCGATCGACGCGGCCGTGCCCGGCGACGTCGAGCCCTCGGTCGACGGACTGGACGACGCCTTCGTCTACGATCTCGACGACCTGGAGTCGGTGGCGCGGGAAGGCCAGGCGAACCGCGAGGCGGTCGCCAGCGAGGCGTGGCGGGTCCTGGACGACAGCCTGGCGGCCTTCCTGCTGCGCCGGGCCGAGCGCGCGGCGGTCCCGACGGTCACCGCCCTGCGCGGCCATTTCGAGGCGGTGCGCCGCGAGGTCCTGGACGAGGGCCGCCAGGACGCGGCGGCGGCGACCAAGCTGCTGATCGCCCGCCTGCTGCACGACCCGAGCGAGACGCTCCGCGCCCTGGCGGCCGAGGACCCGGAACAGGCCACGGCCGCGGAACGGGCGATCAAGCGCTTGTTCCGCCTGGATCGCGGGGCGCCGCCGCCCGATGAGGAGAAAGAGTCTTGA
- the prmC gene encoding peptide chain release factor N(5)-glutamine methyltransferase: protein MSRAAVDGETVGRALGRAAARLADAGVEQPRRDARLLLAEALEADAAQVAAWPERRLAAAAAARFEGFVARRAAREPVSRILGRREFWGLEFALGPATLDPRPETETLVEAVLERCADRDAAIPILDLGTGSGCLLLALLAELPRAFGLGLDRSFEAARQARANAYGLGLAARSRFVVGDWCESLGGEWKVIVSNPPYIINSDMAALAPEVALYDPRGALCGGEDGLDAYRRLAEGVGRLLPRDGILALEVGAGQADCVVEILSRAGLRVFDRRCDLAGLERCILAGL, encoded by the coding sequence ATGAGCCGCGCGGCGGTGGACGGCGAGACCGTCGGACGAGCCCTCGGGCGCGCGGCGGCGCGCCTCGCGGACGCCGGCGTGGAACAGCCGCGGCGCGACGCCCGCCTGCTCCTGGCCGAGGCCCTGGAGGCCGACGCCGCCCAAGTCGCCGCCTGGCCGGAACGGCGGCTGGCGGCGGCGGCGGCGGCGCGCTTCGAGGGCTTCGTGGCGCGTCGGGCGGCGCGCGAGCCGGTGTCGCGCATTCTGGGCCGGCGGGAGTTCTGGGGCCTGGAGTTCGCTCTTGGGCCGGCGACCCTCGACCCGCGCCCCGAGACCGAGACCCTGGTGGAGGCCGTGCTCGAGCGCTGCGCCGACCGCGACGCCGCGATCCCGATTCTCGATCTCGGCACCGGCAGCGGCTGCCTCCTGCTCGCCCTCCTGGCCGAGCTGCCCCGCGCCTTCGGCCTCGGGCTCGACCGCAGCTTCGAGGCGGCGCGCCAGGCCAGGGCGAACGCGTACGGTCTCGGCCTCGCGGCGCGCAGCCGCTTCGTGGTCGGCGACTGGTGCGAGAGCCTCGGCGGTGAGTGGAAAGTTATCGTTAGTAATCCACCCTATATAATCAACTCGGACATGGCCGCACTGGCGCCGGAGGTCGCGCTCTACGATCCCCGAGGCGCGCTGTGCGGCGGCGAAGACGGGTTGGATGCCTACCGTCGCCTGGCAGAGGGGGTGGGCCGGCTTCTCCCCCGCGACGGCATCCTGGCCCTCGAGGTCGGCGCCGGCCAGGCCGATTGCGTTGTCGAGATTCTGAGCAGAGCAGGACTGCGCGTGTTCGATCGTCGTTGCGATCTCGCCGGGCTGGAACGTTGCATCCTCGCCGGGCTCTGA
- a CDS encoding aspartate kinase yields MARIVMKFGGTSVASIERIRSVAERVQAQVAGGDEVAVVVSAMAGQTDHLIGQVRQVGQLVDLREYDVVVSTGEQVTAGLLAITLQSLGVSARSWLGWQIPIHSDTAHGSARIEEIDVGRIVERLAEGQVAVVPGFQAVDPQNRVTTLGRGGSDTSAVALAAALRAERCDIYTDVDGVYTSDPRIVSRARKLDRVTYEEMLEMASQGAKVLQTRSVEMAMKHAVRVQVRSSFHDTPGTLVVDEEEIVEKAVVSGIAYSRDEAKITLLQVPDKPGVAAQIFGPLADASINVDMIVQNVSAERDRTDLTFTVSEADLGRAVEVIKEKCTDLGYADILADANVVKVSVIGVGMRSHAGVAQQMFKALAEKGINIQVISTSEIKVSVLIAEEYTELALRTLHTAYGLDAE; encoded by the coding sequence ATGGCCCGGATCGTGATGAAATTCGGCGGCACCTCGGTGGCCAGCATCGAGCGGATTCGCAGTGTGGCGGAACGGGTGCAGGCCCAGGTCGCCGGCGGCGACGAGGTCGCCGTCGTGGTCTCCGCCATGGCCGGCCAGACCGATCACCTGATCGGCCAGGTGCGCCAGGTCGGCCAACTCGTCGATCTGCGTGAGTACGACGTGGTGGTCTCGACCGGCGAGCAGGTGACTGCGGGACTGCTCGCCATCACGCTGCAGAGCCTGGGAGTTTCGGCGCGCTCCTGGCTGGGCTGGCAAATCCCGATCCACAGCGACACCGCGCACGGCAGCGCGCGGATCGAAGAGATCGACGTCGGACGCATCGTCGAGCGGCTGGCCGAGGGCCAGGTCGCGGTCGTGCCGGGGTTCCAGGCGGTTGATCCCCAGAACCGGGTGACCACGCTCGGGCGCGGCGGCTCCGACACCTCGGCGGTGGCGCTGGCCGCCGCCTTGCGCGCCGAGCGCTGCGACATCTACACCGATGTCGACGGGGTCTACACGAGCGACCCGCGGATCGTCTCCCGGGCGCGCAAGCTCGACCGTGTCACCTACGAGGAGATGCTGGAAATGGCCTCGCAAGGGGCCAAGGTCCTACAGACCCGCTCGGTGGAAATGGCGATGAAGCACGCCGTACGGGTACAGGTACGCTCGAGCTTTCATGACACTCCAGGGACCCTTGTGGTCGACGAGGAAGAAATCGTGGAAAAGGCAGTCGTCAGTGGAATCGCCTACAGCCGGGACGAGGCGAAAATCACCCTGCTCCAGGTGCCGGACAAGCCCGGCGTCGCGGCGCAAATCTTCGGCCCCTTGGCCGACGCGTCGATCAACGTCGACATGATCGTGCAGAACGTGTCCGCGGAGCGGGACCGCACCGATCTCACCTTCACGGTCAGCGAGGCCGACCTGGGCCGAGCCGTTGAAGTCATTAAGGAAAAATGCACCGATCTGGGCTATGCGGATATCCTGGCGGACGCCAACGTCGTCAAGGTTTCCGTCATAGGCGTCGGCATGCGCAGCCATGCCGGCGTCGCACAGCAGATGTTCAAAGCGCTCGCTGAAAAGGGTATAAACATCCAGGTGATCTCGACCTCGGAAATCAAGGTCAGCGTCTTGATCGCTGAGGAGTACACCGAGCTCGCCCTGCGGACGCTGCATACGGCCTATGGCCTCGACGCGGAATGA